One Malania oleifera isolate guangnan ecotype guangnan chromosome 9, ASM2987363v1, whole genome shotgun sequence DNA segment encodes these proteins:
- the LOC131164536 gene encoding uncharacterized protein LOC131164536: MATATMATAAGAAALLYYTLNRKLQSSSSREHDGDDVNNVSSHSPLGIDRVSHRLIQAPATWVDTISTLSETLRFTYSETLGKWPIGDLAFGISFLLKRQGNLHVSGVFGGKDSLQLKGSDITAELRYLLNLLTLCWHFSKKPFALFLEETGYSKENVLLQEPKAGILKPAFTILVDHKTNCFLLLIRGTHSIKDTLTAATGAVVPFHHTVVHEGGVSNLVLGYAHCGMVAAARWIAKLATPCLIKALHEYPGYKVQIVGHSLGGGTAALLTYVLREQKELSTITCVTFAPAACMTWELAESGNDFITSVINGADLVPTFSAASVDDLRAEVTASAWLNDLRNQIEQTRILSTVYRSASALGSRLPSMASARAKVAGAGAILRPVSNGTQVVMKRAQSMAQAAWTRPAIHLSSWSCMGPRHRAAASRSNAKEEDQTQDPSSSRTDTSEPLFMPPNETTTTFEAIEFPVSTSVGGEWSSEIHCSDELRSGVDVDANIVDGESLLNHNEDRMTEVELWQQIEHELYNQRDGEEAALAKEIREEEAAAIAEVAESQVGNPMTEMKEAHRFFPPGKIMHIITLLCEGEDDSSISSGDTDDGQQQVESKVGIFLTPRSLYSKLRLSQTMISDHFMPVYRRQMEKVVEELGKEASGDHTGEANGEVLL; encoded by the exons ATGGCAACTGCAACTATGGCCACGGCGGCTGGTGCAGCTGCTCTTTTGTACTACACATTAAATAGGAAATTACAGTCTTCTTCATCTCGGGAACATGATGGTGACGATGTTAATAATGTGTCAAGTCACAGTCCTTTGGGAATTGATCGAGTATCCCACAGACTTATACAAGCACCTGCCACATGGGTGGATACAATTTCAACGTTGTCGGAAACTCTTAGATTTACTTATTCCGAGACTTTAGGGAAATGGCCCATTGGGGATTTGGCATTTGGGATCAGCTTTCTTTTAAAGAGGCAG GGTAACTTACATGTTAGCGGTGTATTTGGAGGTAAAGATAGTTTACAACTCAAAGGATCTGACATAACTGCTGAGCTCAGATACCTCTTGAACTTATTGACCCTTTGTTGGCATTTCTCCAAAAAGCCATTTGCCTTATTTTTAGAGGAGACTGGCTATTCCAAAGAAAATGTTCTCCTTCAAGAACCAAAAGCAGGA ATTTTGAAACCGGCTTTTACAATTCTTGTTGATCATAAAACAAATTGTTTCCTCTTATTGATTCGTGGAACTCATAGTATCAAGGATACTTTGACAGCTGCAACAGGAGCAGTGGTACCATTTCATCACACAGTTGTTCATGAGGGAGGAGTCAGCAATTTAGTTTTAGGTTATGCACATTGTGGAATGGTTGCTGCTGCACGATGGATTGCCAAACTCGCAACCCCATGTCTCATTAAAGCACTGCATGAATATCCTGGCTATAAAGTTCAG ATTGTTGGTCACTCTTTGGGTGGAGGCACTGCAGCACTTTTAACATATGTATTGCGTGAGCAGAAGGAACTGTCGACAATTACTTGTGTCACGTTTGCTCCAG CTGCTTGTATGACATGGGAATTGGCGGAATCAGGCAATGATTTTATCACTTCTGTTATAAATGGAGCTGACTTAGTACCTACATTTTCAGCTGCTTCAGTGGACGACTTGCGTGCTGAG GTTACAGCATCTGCTTGGCTGAATGATCTGCGGAACCAAATTGAGCAAACTAGAATTCTTAGTACTGTTTATCGTTCTGCTTCAGCTTTGGGTTCCCGTCTTCCATCCATGGCTAGTGCTAGAGCAAAAGTTGCAGGGGCTGGGGCAATTTTGCGCCCAGTTTCCAATGGTACACAG GTTGTGATGAAGAGAGCCCAGAGCATGGCCCAGGCAGCATGGACACGCCCGGCTATCCACTTGTCATCATGGTCATGCATGGGTCCCCGTCATCGAGCCGCTGCTTCTCGTTCAAATGCAAAAGAAGAGGATCAAACCCAGGACCCTTCCTCCTCCAGAACGGATACTTCTGAGCCTCTTTTTATGCCCCCCAATGAAACGACTACCACTTTTGAAGCCATAGAATTTCCTGTGTCTACATCTGTAGGAGGGGAGTGGTCTTCAGAAATTCACTGTTCTGATGAATTGAGATCAGGTGTTGATGTGGATGCCAATATTGTTGATGGTGAGAGTCTCCTGAATCACAATGAAGACCGCATGACGGAGGTTGAGTTATGGCAGCAAATTGAGCATGAGCTCTACAATCAGAGGGATGGGGAGGAAGCTGCCTTGGCAAAGGAAATAAGAGAAGAAGAAGCGGCAGCCATTGCAGAGGTTGCTGAGAGCCAGGTGGGGAACCCTATGACAGAAATGAAGGAGGCGCACAGATTTTTCCCACCAGGGAAGATTATGCATATCATTACCCTTCTTTGTGAAGGGGAAGATGACAGCAGCATATCCTCTGGCGACACAGACGACGGCCAGCAGCAGGTAGAGAGTAAGGTTGGGATTTTTCTCACGCCTAGGTCCCTTTATAGTAAACTGAGGCTGTCACAGACAATGATCAGCGATCACTTTATGCCGGTATATAGAAGACAGATGGAAAAAGTAGTTGAAGAGCTCGGAAAAGAAGCTTCTGGTGATCATACTGGTGAAGCAAATGGGGAGGTACTGTTATAG